The sequence TGTACTTGTGTCTGTGGGGAATGGGGATGTAAGTGTTCTAGTTCAGAATAGTTTGCAGAAATTTTATAATGAAACTTACAGTAATTCTAATTGGCccattctgctgtgttggagTATTCAATGAAAATGACATTAAAAAGACAACTAGTGTTTATGTACAGGTCTATTAGTGTTAATTCTAAGCTCCCTTCACTTGTTGTATATTAGCTGCTACAGGTCTATAATAAAATAGTGGTTTGGCAATCTTGTGAAAGTAATAGATTTGTAGATGCAATTATTTCTGAAGTAGGAAGTACCTTATGTTGCACAAtaacttatatttttttagtggAATGTTGCACAATAACTTTGATTTAAAGTGTTCAACGTGGCAGAAACATTTTAGAAACTGAAACTTTTGCCATATGTTTCGTTTCATGGTTCTGTAATTTAGAAAATTGGGAACTTGTTTCTTTAAATTTGGAAATTGGTTTCCTAGGATGTAATGTGTTTTCAGAAGTGGATCAATGCTAAACATGTTTAGTAAAGCCCTAATATTTTCTAGATCATCTTCTACAagctttcaaaatgaaaaaagatCACTTTTCCCCCTCTATTGTGtgattttatgtaattttttgaTGTAGATATATGTAGTTAGGTATGCAtccttatttttttaaacattataaatgtctatatatttttaatatttacatgttGCCCCCTCTTTCCTGTTATATGTTTAAcaaatataattttcatttcaGTTTCTTTTTCCATAGCTAGCTTGTTTCTTGTATTGATATGACCATGTGATGCAGTGATCGAATTAGTATAAAAGAAATTGGCAAACAACAGAAATGATAAAATTCTAATTTGTAAATTCTAAATTTGTGTGTTTCTTCAAAGTCCCCTCGTATCTACTGGTTTGAGTGGATGGCATGGTAGTGAAATTTGATACTTGTAGACCATGAATAtgaaaattggtgcaaaatttaCAGCTGAACGAGGTATATTGTCATTGAAAGCTATTTTATTGTGGTTGCAGGGACATATATTGATAAGAAATGCCCATTCACTGGTACTGTCTCTATCAGAGGCCGTATACTTGCTGGTACCTGCCACAGTGCAAAGATGAACAGGACCATCATTGTAAGACGCAATTACCTGCATTTCATCCAGAAATACCAGAGGCAAGTGATTTCAATTTTGGTTTTTATGCTCCACGTTGTAGCCATGGTTATCCTAACTTTGTCTCGTGACCTTTAGGTACGAGAAGCGACATTCCAACATTCCAGCACACATATCACCATGCTTCCGTGTGAAAGAGGGAGACCATGTTATTATTGGCCAATGCAggttaaatttcattttttcataTAAGCTTGTTATTTATGTTTATGAAGTACCTCGTCTTGTTTGGTAACAGAATATGGATCTTCTTCCATTTGCAGGCCTTTGTCCAAGACTGTAAGGTTCAACGTCTTAAAAGTGGTACCAGCTGGTTCTTCTGGTGGTGTAAAGAAAGCATTCACAGCTATGTGAGTTATGCAGGGCTCTTATTGAATTCGATTAGTTTTTGTGAGGAATAGTTATATGAAATTTCAGCCGGTCTTTACCCAATCAGacacttaatttaatttttatgttgaatgttccATTTTTGTACGATCAAATATTATTGTTCTTGGAAAGTTATAAGTTTTGCTCTCAATCGTTGCACTCTACCCCTGTTGTTTTGCCGATTATCTTGGAAAAACCTGTCACAGGTGCAGTTCCTGAAATTTTTCTGTGCTATGGTAATTTGGCACATGATCAATGCCTTTTATCTTTTGATGGCATTCATTGGTTATGCACAGGTGAATGATGAATGTTATCTAAGGTCCTAGTGATGCATTCGTGTTAGGGATCCCTTATAATGGCTTAATACTTCCCCAGCCCCGTGTACTTATTCAAAAAAGTCAATT comes from Euphorbia lathyris chromosome 8, ddEupLath1.1, whole genome shotgun sequence and encodes:
- the LOC136203582 gene encoding small ribosomal subunit protein uS17, which translates into the protein MAEQTEKAFLKQPKVFLASKKSGKGKRPGKGGNRFWKSIGLGFKTPREAIDGTYIDKKCPFTGTVSIRGRILAGTCHSAKMNRTIIVRRNYLHFIQKYQRYEKRHSNIPAHISPCFRVKEGDHVIIGQCRPLSKTVRFNVLKVVPAGSSGGVKKAFTAM